The Campylobacter sp. genome contains the following window.
TCGGTAAAAACGATATTTTAAATTTAACCGCAAGCGCCGAGGAGCATTACTTTCATCCCGTAGCCGAGGCAATCGTGGATGCGGCTAAAAAGCACGGTTTTATCCACAAACACCACGACGAGGTAGAATTCGTCGTCGCTCACGGTGTAAAGACCAGTATCGAGGGCAAAAAGCTCATCATCGGCTCGCGCCACTTCCTGGAGGATGACGAGATGATCTCGTTTGCGGCGCATGAGCAGACCATCGATCTTGCGATGCAAAAGGGGCTCGCGCTGCTTTACATCGCATTTGACGGCAGACTTTTGGGGCTCATCGGGCTTAGAGACGAGGTGCGCGCAAACGCCCGCGCCGTCATCGCTAGGCTCCGCGAGTTGGGTGCAGAGCAGATCGTCATGCTAAGCGGCGACGTGAAATCAAAAGCCCGCGCCGTAGCCAAAAAACTCGGCGTAGATCGCTATTACGGTGAGCTCCTGCCGACGCAAAAGACCGAAATTTTAGAGCAGTTAAAAGCTGAGGGGCGAAAGGTAGTCTTTGTGGGCGACGGCATAAACGATGCGCCGAGCCTGATGAAGGCGGACATCGGCATCAGCATGCTAAATGGCGCCGAGATCGCCAAGGCTTCCGCTCAGATCGGGCTTTTGAAAAACGATATCGAGGGCGTCGCGCAGGTAAAGGCGCTGGCCAACGACACGCTACGGCTCGTAAATCGAAATTTCAACGCCACCGTGGGGATAAATTCGATCATTTTATTTTTGGCGACCTTCGGCGCGCTAAGTCCTGTAGCTACGGCGCTGCTGCATAACGGCACGACGATTGGGCTACTACTAAATTCCATTAAAGGGGTAAAATTTGAGCATTGAAGATAAAATTTTGGATCTAAATTTTCAGCGCAAAGCGGCTAAAATGGCGCTGGGAGTGAGTATGGGTATCACGGCTCTAACCGCGCTGAATATGAACTCGCGTATGTCGCAGCTGCATAAAATTTCCGGCATAGTGATGCTAGGATGCGCGATCTGGCACGCTAGCCTTTACGGCTCGCCGTACAGCGAGTTTTTACAAAATAGAAAAGCAAAGGGTCGGGGCAGGAAGAGATCCGAAGCGAATTTAGCCTTGCAAAATTTATCGGACGGCAAAAGCGTCTCCGCAAAAAGCGCGCCGACAAAAAGAAAGCCTCACGCCCGCAAAAGCGCCTAGCGGCATAGTGCGTCGCGGCTTTTGAAAGTGCAAAGAAACTCTAAAGCCGCTAAATTTCTTTAGACGCAGCCGCCGAATAAAACGTCGTAAGCGGTCAAATTTGCACCGTTTTCAGCTAAATTTGCTATCAATAATCTCACTTCGTAAATTTAATCGAATTTGTATTTTCAAATTTTGTGGTCATAGTTTCGCTTGCAAATTTTACGTTTTGCAGTTGCGGCGATTCCGCTACTTAAATTTTAATCCGCAAACGCTTCATAATATCCTTTAAATTTAACCCGCCTTTACCTGCCGCAAATTTAAATTTCGCTACAATCGCTTTTTAAAATTTTGCGCCGAGTGCGCGCAAGAAGCTAAATTTAAAGGATCAAGATGGATTTTCAAATAGACGCCGCAGACGGCGCGGCGCGCGCCTGCACGATTCGCACGGCGCATAGCACGATCCGCACCCCCGTTTTTATGCCGGTCGGCACCGTGGGCGCGGTCAAGGCGCTCGATGCGACGGACGTAGAGCAGCTTTTAGGCGCGCAGATCATCCTTGCTAACACCTATCATATGTATCTGCGCCCCGGCTCGCGGGTGGTGGCGGGCTTCGGCGGGCTGCACGGATTTACGAAATTTCCCCGCAGCTTTTTGACCGACAGCGGCGGTTTTCAGGCTTTCAGTCTGCGCGCAAACACTAAAAACGACGAGGGCGGCATAAGATTTAAAAGCCACATCGACGGCAGCACGCATTATTTCACGCCGCGCTCGGTGCTGGATACGCAGTATGAGCTAAACTCCGATATTATGATGATTTTGGATGATTTGGTGGAGCTGCCGCGCGAGCCGGGCGCATTGAGCTTCGATGATAGATCGCGGCTTAAAAAGCGTATCGATCTAAGCGTCGTGCGCACGATAAAATGGGCTCGCGAGGCGATAGATTATCACGAGACCATGAAATCTCGCGGCCTGCACGCTCATCAAAACATCTTCGGCATCATCCAAGGCGGCACCGACCCGCAAGCTCGCAAATTTTGCGCCGAAGCGCTGTGTGAGATGAGCTTTGACGGGCTTGCGATCGGAGGGCTTAGCGTGGGCGAGAAAAACGAGCTGATGTACGAAACCGTAGAGGCTATGATGCCATACGTCGATGCGGCGCGCCCGCGGTATTTGATGGGGGTCGGCACGCCCGAGGATCTCGTCGAAAACGTCGCTCGCGGCGTGGATATGTTCGATTGCGTGATGCCTACGCGCAACGCCCGCAACGGCACGCTATTTACGAGCTTTGGCAAGATTAGCATCAAAAACGCGGGCTTTATCAGCGATCACGATCCGATCGATCCGCACTGCGACTGCTACACGTGCAAACGCTTCAGCCGCGGCTACCTAAATCATCTATTTCGCGCGCGCGAGCTTAGCTTTTACCGCCTCGCGAGCATTCACAATCTGCACTTCTACCTGCGCCTTGCCGCGGATATGAGAGAGGCGATAATGTGCGGGCGGTTTGCTGAGTTTAGGCGGGAATTCTACGCCGCACGAAACACGGCACGGGATTAAATTTCGGCGGGCGAGGGCATGGAATTTAGCGCGATAGTTAAATTTAGCCGCGGCGACGGACGGAATTTTAATATGGCGCGCGGTTAAATTTAAACGCGACAAAATTTGGGCAGTGAAATTTTAAGAGCTGTGTAGCGTGGAGCTTGTAGTTTTAAATTTCGCACTTAGGCTTTGGCATCAATTAGAATTTTATTTCAGCAAAATTTTATTATGATAGAGCTATGTCTTGGAATTTCGCCGTAGAATATGAGATAAAATTTAGCTTTGAATTTCGCGCCGAATTGCGTGGATAAAATTCTGCTTTGATATGTGTTGAGCGCGCGAGATTTAAAGATGGAATTTAGCGGTAGGATTTTACAGACGCGATGTAAAATTGCTATGGCTTTTGTCAAATAAAAGAGGGACATTGTATCGGAATTCGCAGTATTGGTGTATTTTTGCAAACGAGCGTTGCGCGTAAAAAAACACGTATATTGCTTTAGGACGTGCGATCTGCGCCTAAATTATGGAATTTTATTGCGATAAAATTTTACTTTGATAAAGTTCAAATTCTCGCTAAATTCTGTCTTCGTGCTAAATTTTGCGATGAAATTTTGAGTGGAATTCTATCATAGTAGAATTTCATCGTAACTAAATCTGCGGCAAAATTTTGTAAAATTATTTTTTAATCCGCCTTAGCATACAAAATCCAAGGAAATAAAGCGGCGACATAACGATAAAAATTATGATGTACCTCCACGCCGTGCTAGCAAAAAATAGCCCCGTAAGCTCCATAAATTTCATCGACGCGCCAGTATAACGGTCGCCGATGCCGATGAAAATAATAGCTACGAGCTCCACAAGCAGCGCGGGGGCAAATAGGATTGAGCCTGCGGTTTTGAAAAACATAAACGCAAACGCCTTGAACTTATAATAAAACGAAATGAGCCCAAATCCGATCACGCCGCAGATGAAAATTTGCTCGAACTCATCCAGCCCCAGGCTCTTATCCTGCAGGATCGTAGAGATGACGCACAGGATGATAAAGACGTTGTAATTCGCCATTTGACGCATCGGGTATTGATCGTGTGTCGCTATGGAGAGTAGGTTTATCGCGCGGTTAAGCGGCAGCAGATAAAATAGCGCAAAACTGAGGAAAATCAGCAGATCCATCACCATATAAACCGTATCTTGATTGACGTAAGCTTCGATCTGCGAAAAAGATAGAAATATGCTTGCGATTTGTGAGCGGAATATCAAAATAATGACTATTGGCGCTATGGGCAGGATTATGGATTTAAGCCCTTCCTTACGGATAGATGAAGTATAAATTTTACTCTCGACGCTTTGCGTAGTGCGCAGATCGTCGGTTTGGACGAACTCAAATCCAAAGAATTTCGGTTTTTTTGCACTAGCAGGCTTGGCTTTGCGGTTAAATTTAAATTTATTAAATTTTTTTGCGACCTTCGTTTCTTTTACGGCAGATATATCGTTCGTAATATTTTCGGTGGAGCTTTGAAAGGATGGCGCTTCGGATATATTGTCTTCTCTAAAATCCTTATCGCCAAAAATTTCATCGTTTTGCTTTGCAGATTCTTTTGGCTGTGGGGTTACTTTTTGCGCTACGCGGTCTTTGGATTTAGAGCCCTCGACGCGCTTTATATTTATCGCGCTGGATGCTAGCGTGTCGAAGCTTACCTCATCGCCGTCGGTTAGGCTAGGATCGCGCTCGCCTAGCATTTCGTAGCTATACTCGACCCCGCCCGTGGCGACTATGACATTTTCACCTCTAATAAATCCGATAAGTCTCATATACTAACATTCCCCGATTTTTTAATGAGAAATATTAGTCAAAATGAACTTAAAAAACGATTATTCTACGGTCACACTTTTGGCTAAATTCCGCGGCATATCCACGTCATTGCCAAGTCTGACGGAGATTTCAAGAGCTAGAATTTGTAAAATTATCATCATCTCAAAAAACTCGCTCATCGCGTGGCTTTGCTCGCTCGTTTTGATAAAATCATCCGCGATCTCGGGCTCTTCCGGGCTGATAGCTAAAATATACGCATCGCGCGCGGCAAGCTCTTCGACGTTGCTTTTCGTTTTTTCGTAGAGCAAATGCTTTGGCATCAGCGCAACCGTAAAGAGATTAGAATCGGCAAGAGCGATAGGTCCGTGCTTCATCTCGCCGCTCGGATAGCCCTCCGCGTGCAGATATGAGATCTCTTTGAGCTTGAGTGCGCCCTCAAGAGCGAGTGGATAGAAAATATCGCGACCGATAAAGAAAAAGCCGTGTCCGTGCAGATAGTGCTTGCTCATGCGGTAAATTTTATCCTGCAAGCCGTCTTTGATCTTTAAAATTTGCGGGATATGAAGCATCGCTGAAATTTCAGCGGAATTCATGCGCACCGAGATGACTTCGCGCAGATTTGCAAGATACACCACAAACATCCATAGCACCATAACCTGCGTTGCAAAAGCCTTCGTAGATGCCACACCCTTTTCGATGCCCGCGCGGGTGAGGATCACGCTGCCTGCCATGCGCACGATCGAGCTGTTATCGACGTTGCAGATCGCAAGCGTCCTAAGACCGGCTTTTTTAGCGATATGCAGCGCCTCTAATGTATCGGCGGTCTCGCCACTTTGCGAGATCACGATAAATAAGGAATTCTTGTTTAAAAACGGCTCCTTGTAGCGGAATTCGCTGGCGACTTCCACTTTTGTGCGGATTTTAGCGATGCGCTCGAAAAGATACGAGCTTACGAGCGCGGCGTGATAGCTCGTACCGCAGGCACATAGCACGACCTCGTCGATGCCCTCAAACATCGCCGCATCAAGTTCGTCAAATTTTATCTTGCCACCCTTGATCACGCGTCCCATCATCGCTTCGGTTACGACTTGCGCTTGCTCGTAAATTTCTTTTTCCATAAAAAATCTAAAGCCCTCTTTTTGTGCATAGCCTTTATCCTTCGGAAGCTCACTAAAGGCGCAATTATGCGGTTTAGAGTTTTTAAAAATGTCGATTTGCCCAAGCTTTGCAACGCCGTAAATTTGAT
Protein-coding sequences here:
- the tgt gene encoding tRNA guanosine(34) transglycosylase Tgt, which gives rise to MDFQIDAADGAARACTIRTAHSTIRTPVFMPVGTVGAVKALDATDVEQLLGAQIILANTYHMYLRPGSRVVAGFGGLHGFTKFPRSFLTDSGGFQAFSLRANTKNDEGGIRFKSHIDGSTHYFTPRSVLDTQYELNSDIMMILDDLVELPREPGALSFDDRSRLKKRIDLSVVRTIKWAREAIDYHETMKSRGLHAHQNIFGIIQGGTDPQARKFCAEALCEMSFDGLAIGGLSVGEKNELMYETVEAMMPYVDAARPRYLMGVGTPEDLVENVARGVDMFDCVMPTRNARNGTLFTSFGKISIKNAGFISDHDPIDPHCDCYTCKRFSRGYLNHLFRARELSFYRLASIHNLHFYLRLAADMREAIMCGRFAEFRREFYAARNTARD
- the glmS gene encoding glutamine--fructose-6-phosphate transaminase (isomerizing), with amino-acid sequence MCGIVGYIGNEEKKKIIINGLKELEYRGYDSAGLAVMDESANIKYFKAVGKLNNLEEKMKDFTSQGFGVAIGHTRWATHGKPTELNAHPHFGDFSFVVHNGIIENYIELKDELEADGVKFLSQTDTEVIVHLFEKNFKASNDAFKAYEATIKRLKGAYATLLITKAAPGEIFFAKNAAPLIVAKNDKNEIFFSSSDAPLIGLANTAAYLDDQIYGVAKLGQIDIFKNSKPHNCAFSELPKDKGYAQKEGFRFFMEKEIYEQAQVVTEAMMGRVIKGGKIKFDELDAAMFEGIDEVVLCACGTSYHAALVSSYLFERIAKIRTKVEVASEFRYKEPFLNKNSLFIVISQSGETADTLEALHIAKKAGLRTLAICNVDNSSIVRMAGSVILTRAGIEKGVASTKAFATQVMVLWMFVVYLANLREVISVRMNSAEISAMLHIPQILKIKDGLQDKIYRMSKHYLHGHGFFFIGRDIFYPLALEGALKLKEISYLHAEGYPSGEMKHGPIALADSNLFTVALMPKHLLYEKTKSNVEELAARDAYILAISPEEPEIADDFIKTSEQSHAMSEFFEMMIILQILALEISVRLGNDVDMPRNLAKSVTVE